The Cryptomeria japonica chromosome 9, Sugi_1.0, whole genome shotgun sequence DNA segment CATATGACACATatgtttataaaattaaattttataatcttgacaaagcttACCAATTCAATTTTATTTGCTTTGGAAGAAAAATACTCCCTTTGATTAATAGACGAAAAAAATAACCTCCTTGATTAAAATTGAACCAAATTTCAATAATAAGTtctaaataaaataacaaaatttgttttaaaaaaaaactatttatcaaaaaaaactattttcaaatccttaataataaatttaaattgtttaaaaaaaaaacttaaaatttatttaaaccagtgttccacgggtgtccgggacggggggacggggggacgagggggacgcgtctcggggacggggggaccaagggcctaaatttggggacggcgggggggacggcggggggacggcggcgggggggtggtgctcatatatatacatatagtacttgaaaaactagttttgaaaagatgtataacagtataacagtataagaattagatttcaaatgaaactataggaaataccaagattacttagattagtgatacgtaactaattgctaattgctaaaactaaaagtaaataaaatttgacaaatgaaattgtcaaattggagatttctcatttctatcatatgaatatcgaaaaaggaaaacgaaaaatatgaatatctgatgccattgcaaagtctataataataaagatgattacatgattcatcattacaatgagtagccaaatacaaatacgtgtagcaatagcattacaaaagagacgagtcaaatacaaaatgacaaaactgaaaagtgaaaactcaaactgtagctaatggaggcctctaatcatctgcaaactcctcctcactggaactgctggactcctgaggatcaaggtccctcaagctcacaccaactagccctgcatctgaagtggtaggatcatcctcatcaatctgtgaaggctcctctggctctacatcccatcgtgccgctggactctccttgtacataagtgtcttgcggtcaatgagacgcaaagcactatgtacagccacaagcttctctgctctcttagaggtaagtctgttcctcttaagagagtggatgaagctatatgtagaccagttcctctcagcagctgaagaactggaaacctgggatagcagacggatggctagagtggtggtcaaagatttcgggccatgacatttccaccacaaaagtgggtcctcctgtgccataatgtctatatccatctttgctgcatctgaataacctctaagagtggcaaatcttccccactcagtgcgtaTTGTaccggcatctctggaatcaaacatcttctctatgcacctaaagaaacctgccttcacctcatcatcctcaatcggtgtcgttctacccggtctagccttgtaccacttaggattcaaggcaaaggcagccatatgcaaaggagtgttcaacttgtcccatctactctgaatgataggccggatttgctcattgtagaatgctagagaggggtccttcactcgcacagcagccctcatctggccaagcatagagtcaatgcactcatacacctctccaaggttaggtgcatccccatccccatatctgatcacctggaatactggagaaatgatggagacaatgtatttcgtatcagtccaaaacacatcactcttcactatctccttcacccttctcccctgctctgtcttggcctcagcccacctattccactcattagtcataaccatgagttgcaatgcctcttgcaactcaatcattctctccaagagaatgaaataggatgcatatctagtctcaactggtttcaagaactccttcttcgcgaaggtcctgaatagtgcatgtgaaatgtggtggttgcagataaacatctgcacatctctcgcatcggtgaccactcctctaatccagtcaatcttccccatgtccttgagtgcattgttcatggcatgcacacaacatggggtccaccaaatgtgtctataggctgcctcaacgagtctccctgctgctctacacacatatgctgcatctgtCACtatttggaccacattttgtggcccaacctcctcaatagcctccctgaggacctgaaactggaaatcagcatctttacgatgccctgtacaatcaactgctctaaggaagtatgggccctctgcacatgtgaccatgatgttgatgagtggacgatggctaatgttcgtccacccatccataactatgctgcaccccaatgccacccaacatgccttcatcttctccatcaaaatattgatcttggaatagcttttatccaagatcgaggtcctcattttcgtctcccctggtggcacataagatggtcctcccttggccaccatatctatcatcttcctataataaggagaccgtgaaacatgaaatggaatgccattggcaaagaagaaattgccaatggattcatctatctcatctctcagctgcacattaaacatatcagcaatggggttgctctgtggtgtatgCAACTTACGTTTCCCAGTCCTGGCAAcagtagaagtggaagtagatggagatccaaacatcattcctcccgcctgcgaagcatgataagtatgtggcactggcacattccggctgtcgtgaagtgatgccctagcagacaaagtagtaggcattgaaatatttgtgtcatctggaaccccccaaagcctgttaaactcaattctgtactgtaaatttttgggttcctccaaaaacttacaatgtttcacgccttttcctctccaaaatagaaagtgtgcattcaccctgctaatgctaccgaaccattctctgtcacaaatattgcacttccacttccttgttcccccacttgaatgtgatgtagtgccttgtactgatatttgtgaagcaaactgttttagaggagacttaggatcaaaatgacccctagcatatggtgccaacaactctgaagggcaacctgtactagctgctgcacttgccatagaactagattgggctccaggatcagccccatggtcacccccctcattttcaggttcatattctgaatcattctcactatgagaatggatttccatgttatCTTGACtcgtgccttgggagctcattgtgaaattttcaaattgacactgcatttcacaaaataaaaataaaaataaaaataaaatcagccttgtttaacaatatatttttaaatttttaaattttttttcctattcatctcaaaatgagatttgatgttgaatcttgagggcaaaatgatgaatcattttgccctcaagattcaacatcaaacctCATTTTGAGTCTtaagatgaatagggaaaaaaaattaaaaaaaccaaaaatgacatagaacaatgaaaatcagaaagtaaaacaaaaaaaaaacaacaagaagttgaaaaaccctaccttgtgcttgaaaaatctctccaaaatgtagaagaatcttcttcttcctcttcttcttgcttcttctagctcctatcacactTGTAGTCACTTTTCTCACgtcttcaatcaatcttcttcaagctGTTCCTCCTCTTCAagctgctggaaaaaaaatcagttttgcataatgagagtgaaatccaaactaaacatgtttttgtgttgttttggggggtggggtggggcccacgtccaattagggttaccccttaaccccccccaaaaagcacatgtcataaaaatttaaaaaaaaaatgaaaactgcGCTTTTTATCCCGTGCGAACgcgggagacgcctgggcgtccccccgtccctcgagagacgtctgggcgtctctcgagggacggggggacgcccaggcgtctcccacggagacgcccagacgtcccccaggagacgcccagacgtctccgcgTCGGGGACGTCTCCCCGTCCCGGCGgagtttgggtggcggtggcgggacggcgggggacgtcgcgtccccgtccccgcgtccccgagacgtctctgacggggggacgcgcccaaaaatgggggggacgcgtccccgtggttcaCTGATTTAAACAAACtctatattaaaaaaaactttaactctttaataaaataaaactatttatattaaatacttattaaatttaaaaataaaataaaattaataaacttttaaattttataaaccttttttttttaatatatattaaagtttataaactttaaaactttttaCTACGTGAATGATATAAGgtttttaaaatttctttttctAACTTTACTAAGTATGAGTGAATGTTTTAAAAAACTTTTTAATGAATCAAAATGCATGAACGGTAAGAAAGGGATTATAACAAATGCCGTGAAAAACGTATTATGAAGTGAATAATAAGAGGCAGGAATGGATGAGGTGCGCGGCGAGAGCTCagaggctcaaaaggaaaaaaaaatacattatcGAAATGAGAAAGAATAGGACAGATACAAAGAAAGGTTTATAATGAATAAGAACCTCCAAAAAAGATAGAAACGAAATGAAGACAGAGACAGAAACAGAAGAAACGTTATGTTGATGATAATCCACAGAGACCATAGaggcatatttaaaaaaaaatggtgggaGGCAGCAAAAATTAAATGGAAAGTGCACTAGAGACAAGTCAACGTAGGGAATAAAAAACGTAAAGGAAGATGCTTAATGCAGAGCCGTAGGCAAGGTTGTGTGGATACACTTCACCATGAAGGCTCACTTAATATGGATACTCTACAAAAGAGGTTTAATGCAGAGGATAAAAGTTTATTGAAATGATAGAAAGAATGCAGAAATGTGGAGAGAAAATAGGAAAAACGGTAATCAAGGATACGGtagaaatattttatatatatatatatatatatatatatatataatactttaATGTCAATTAAACATGGTCAAGCTGACTGAAAGAAAAGTGCAGAAATAGAACGATGTAGAAAGAACAATTTGAAAAATGGGCAAAGATGCAAATTTAGTGCATGATTCAAAcagagatgatacatagcaaggtgGAGAGGTGTTGGTTCAACCAGCTACAAATGGAGAAAGTCCAACCAAAAGAACGAAAGAAAGAAAGAGCCGAGACTTATTCAATCAAGAAATAGAAAATGCTAACGCAAAGATCAAGATTTGATATCTGAAGaactaaataattaaaattttggtGACAAAATCCTGAAATATATAAAGCTGGAAAAAACCAGAGATACTTATTACGTAGAGATTAAATGAACTAATCAAAATGAAACCTCTTTTTATGAAAAAAAACTGCAAGAAAAGATGTGTTAAAACCTGCAAGCAACCAGAGATgcaacttaacaatgaaacaaTGACAACCTCCACAAACaaaaaaagatttaataaagtattgaaacaattagtttcttatttaaaaaaaaaaaagagaatacacAAAGATTTAGAATTAGATTTGGAATTCTGAAAACAAAATAGCCCTCGTAATGGGTTTTGTTAAAAAAAACTCTGAAATGTCCCCTCACAATTTTTAAACACAATAACTTCACCCATTAGCGTTAGCCAAATGAAATATTGAGAGCAATACATATTGGCGGTTGGACGAGccacttccacttttcagcaggatAAAGAAATGCTGGAAATTAACAACTTGGCGGTATAACCAGCCACTTCCACTATCAGTGGGGAAAATTACAAACCCAAGAAATCTGAAATTAAGTAAAtgacaatcactcaaccacttttcaGTAGGAGGACTAGGAATATCAAagctatcactcaaccacttattcagcgggaggactggaGTACAAAATGAAATAGAGATAGGCGGCGAAGaaagcctcttccacttatgtagtgggcaATACAAGAAAGTATAATGCAGTATGAATTTATGGACTGTTCCAATACTACTGAATACAGTCTTACAATAAGCAAACTCTGCAAGATACTGTCAGTACATTGAAGCTCCAACCTGTAATGGATACAAGAAGGTACTCCAAGAAGCTACAAACAAGAATACTGGAAAACACAAGCCAAAATGAACACTTTACCAAATCTGAAATAACACACCAGCATCACCAAAATTAGACCATCAGCACTATGAAGTCCATATCTCCATCGAAACACCTTTGAATGAGCTTCAGTAAATTGCAGATGAAGCACAAGAGCTAGGCGGCCAAGGAAGGACAAGGAAACACGCCACCAAAATGGTCTCAGCGAGGGCACACTCTCCAAAACAAAAAATCGAACTAGGGCAAACAACAAGAAGTTCGATTTGAAATATGAAATCAACTGCTCCACCAAAGTCCGAGCAAATGGGTGCCAAGAGCATACGAAACTTTTGAATCCAtgcccacaaaatttgaatgaaagcTCCAACCAGAATGAGCAGAAAAGCGGATCAGCTATAGGGTTTCTTCACCAATTTATCACACCAAACTTCTTGAAATCCACTGGTAATCTCTGAATGAGATCACTCTGTCAGCTAGGAGTTATCTTTCAAACTCGAAACTGAAGATGAGCTAGGAGGGCATGCAACCCCGAAGCCAAGACTTTGAAAGCAATTCAGTAGCACTTCGTTATCAAAATTTAGCATCCCAAAAataagagcccaacactcttatttataaccttggtgcctccaaattcaaattcacattcccccCAAATGGACGCCAAACCCAAATGCAAGATCATTTTACATTAATttgaaatttgcatttcatttccctttTCTTCCCAAATCGACCTTCAAGAGGTAGCAAAAATACTTtattaaaaatgacaataaaataataatgttgCATCCAAGGTAGTTAAGTGAaacatattataaaattaacttatttctccataagccgtccatcttgccttattaatatttcactctataaaatatttttcctcaacaatgAATCGCCCAAACCTTATGacataaaataatactttatcTCCTCAAATCGTCCTCTTAAGCCATAATCAAAAATACGTAAGTCATATGCCTAGGCCAAGGGgggcattaaaaaatattaaaaatagttTTTCCATGTGCTAAATAACTGCCAAAGTGAATTGAAGGCCAAAAGTACTGAAAACTGCATTGCCAGAAATAGCCTTTGAATTGGACCATTGAAACCTGCCAaaaaaagcacttactaaaaatagcatactgctaaaaatagtgtgtccaaatgcattttaaccacattctgagcagttgtcgcaacttactaaaaatagtaagtctggaaaAGTCTTTAGATTCATTTGCATGTTACACCATCACAAAGCTCTCTGAAAACCTAGAAATACCCAACAAATTAAGCTGGCCtcgcccccacttactaaaaatagtaagtttaccaaaCTCCATTGATTGCTACACATGTACCATCATTGTGAAGCTttcaaaaaacccagaaggaatccaaaatcaaaactgtaaaaatctaacatgcaagccaccaaaaatgTCAAAACATCGTCCTAGAaaaaaggaaaccctaattttgcctctgACTGACCAACGGGTCTCGGAATTGGCCAActgtccccaaaacaaactagagcgaaaaaggggacattacattgcgcccttcccaaaatttcttgtcctcaagcaatgccaccaCAACTCTAGAAAATTTTAATGTGATCCACACCAAAGCAAGTATGATCCCAAGGTGCCATGACCGTCTCAGGGAGAACCCACCATGTTGATGCTATGCCAGGCTGATCACATCGGTGAAAACATCACGCCAAAACTgcactaacctcccttgtaactccaaaatgttaccatccatgataCTGAAACTGAAAAATGTTGAAGGACTGAAATCAATATTATGCAGCATCTCATGCCCATAAAGTTCTGAGTCATCAATATCAACAATGCCACTGTCTATCACAAGCCTGGGCAATAGGAAATAAAGTCTACTTAACTCACAATCAAACTCCACAATATATCTCCCCAAGGTGTCAAGCAGTGCCATGACTGTAAATGTGACTTCTCCAAATCTCCTTGCAAGGAGGAAAACAATCCTTTGCAGGAGCTCAAGGAACTCATTTTGATAACTCCACATAAATCTActaggcctcaattgaattattctAATACAACCATGGAGACTTCTAAAAACTCTAACAGTTCCCACTCCAAGCACTTCAGAATGGTGAACCAAAGAAAGCAAAGGTTTGTTGTCCCAACCATAAGAAGAAGAGAGGGCATAAGGATAACCATtagttagagcttgaacacttcccatacaTGGATACTGATTGGCCCAACTCGCCATACCTCTCATCTAAGAACACAAACCCGTCCTGCCAGGAGACTGTGAAGTCTGAAAAAAAGTACACCAGCAGcccaccaagtctgaaatgattgacttgagataTGATTTCGGGAAaatcagcatccaagaagatgaacagcTACTGCAACACAAGAAATCGTCATCCCAAACAACACATCTGCTCACGTCGAAGGCTGGAAATATCCTCTCTAGTGACTCCAACTCCACATGGAACCATCTTTTGCTCAGAATatcttcccaatccactagttgatgagCAAAAGGAACCAGCAAATGGTTGGTAAAGAAGGAAACAACGCCATCAAGactgaaaatttgttccttatcCCTCTAAAGATCCTTCTTTCCACATGTGATAAGCTCCATCAGACCATGTTGACAATCTCGAGCTTGGATACCCAACCGAAAGTGATTTTCAACACACTGAAAATAAATCTCAACACATCCCCAAGTGCTA contains these protein-coding regions:
- the LOC131858126 gene encoding uncharacterized protein LOC131858126; this translates as MSSQGTSQDNMEIHSHSENDSEYEPENEGGDHGADPGAQSSSMASAAASTGCPSELLAPYARGHFDPKSPLKQFASQISVQGTTSHSSGGTRKWKCNICDREWFGSISRVNAHFLFWRGKGVKHCKFLEEPKNLQYRIEFNRLWGVPDDTNISMPTTLSARASLHDSRNVPVPHTYHASQAGGMMFGSPSTSTSTVARTGKRKLHTPQSNPIADMFNVQLRDEIDESIGNFFFANGIPFHVSRSPYYRKMIDMVAKGGPSYVPPGETKMRTSILDKSYSKINILMEKMKACWVALGCSIVMDGWTNISHRPLINIMVTCAEGPYFLRAVDCTGHRKDADFQFQVLREAIEEVGPQNVVQIVTDAAYVCRAAGRLVEAAYRHIWWTPCCVHAMNNALKDMGKIDWIRGVVTDARDVQMFICNHHISHALFRTFAKKEFLKPVETRYASYFILLERMIELQEALQLMVMTNEWNRWAEAKTEQGRRVKEIVKSDVFWTDTKYIVSIISPVFQVIRYGDGDAPNLGEVYECIDSMLGQMRAAVRVKDPSLAFYNEQIRPIIQSRWDKLNTPLHMAAFALNPKWYKARPGRTTPIEDDEVKAGFFRCIEKMFDSRDAGTIRTEWGRFATLRGYSDAAKMDIDIMAQEDPLLWWKCHGPKSLTTTLAIRLLSQVSSSSAAERNWSTYSFIHSLKRNRLTSKRAEKLVAVHSALRLIDRKTLMYKESPAARWDVEPEEPSQIDEDDPTTSDAGLVGVSLRDLDPQESSSSSEEEFADD